The following are encoded together in the Vicugna pacos chromosome 26, VicPac4, whole genome shotgun sequence genome:
- the KLKB1 gene encoding plasma kallikrein isoform X2, which produces MISLRQAAYFVCLFATVSCGCLTQLYKNTFFRGGDVSAVYTPNARHCQMMCTFHPRCLLFSFLPASSTRDTDKRFGCFLKDSVTGDLPRVSRTSAISGHSLKQCGHQISACHRDIYKGIDMRGVNFNVSKVKSAEECQKMCTNSIHCQFFTYATQTFHSVDYRNSCLLKHSPSGTPMSIKVLANVESGFSLKPCAVSEIGCHRDIFQQLAFSDVDVASVLAPDAFVCRTICTYHPSCLFFTFYTSAQKTESQRNVCFLKTSQSGTPRPPTPQENAVSGYSLLTCKQTLPEPCHSKIYSEVDFEGEELNVTFVKGASGCQEACTKTMRCQFFAYSLLPGDCRGEKCKCSLRLSLDGSPTGITYGTRASSGYSLRLCKSGDICATKTNTRIVGGTNSDWGEWPWQVSLQVKLRAQSHLCGGSIIGHQWVLTAAHCFDGLPLSNVWRIYGGMLNLSEITKETPFSQIKEIIIHHNYKISEGSHDIALIKLETPLNYTDFQKPVCLPSKDDTNTIYTNCWVTGWGFTEEKGKIQDTLQKANIPLVSNAECQKSYKEYKITKQMICAGYKEGGKDACKGDSGGPLVCKHNGIWHLVGITSWGEGCARREQPGVYTKVAEYMDWILEKTQDGDGQSLMK; this is translated from the exons ATGATTTCGCTCAGGCAAGCCGCTTATTTCGTTTGCTTGTTTGCTACCGTTTCCTGCG GGTGTTTGACTCAACTGTATAAAAACACCTTCTTCCGAGGCGGGGATGTATCCGCCGTGTACACCCCGAACGCCCGGCACTGTCAGATGATGTGCACCTTCCATCCCAGGTGTTTGCTATTTAGTTTTCTTCCTGCGAGTTCCACTCGTGACACAGACAAAAG GTTTGGTTGCTTCTTGAAAGACAGTGTTACAGGAGACCTGCCAAGAGTGTCACGGACCAGTGCAATTTCTGGACATTCCTTAAAGCAGTGTGGTCATCAAATTAGTG CGTGCCACCGAGACATTTATAAAGGAATTGATATGAGAGGAGTCAATTTCAACGTATCTAAGGTTAAAAGTGCTGAGGAGTGCCAAAAAATGTGCACGAACAGCATTCACTGCCAGTTTTTCACATACGCCACGCAAACATTCCACAGTGTAGACTACCG GAACAGCTGCCTATTAAAGCACAGCCCGAGTGGAACACCTATGAGCATAAAGGTGCTGGCTAACGTGGAATCTGGATTCTCACTGAAGCCCTGTGCAGTCTCAGAAATCG GCTGCCACAGGGACATCTTCCAGCAGCTTGCATTCTCAGATGTGGATGTCGCCAGTGTTCTCGCTCCAGATGCCTTTGTTTGTCGGACCATCTGTACCTATCACCCCAGCTGCCTTTTCTTCACATTCTACACCAGCGCCCAGAAGACAGAGTCACAAAG aaatgtctgtttccttaagacttcccaaagtggGACCCCGAGACCCCCTACTCCTCAGGAAAACGCCGTATCTGGATACAGCCTTTTAACCTGCAAACAAACTTTGCCTG AGCCCTGCCATTCCAAAATTTACTCAGAAGTTGACTTTGAAGGAGAAGAACTGAATGTGACCTTTGTTAAAGGAGCGAGTGGCTGCCAAGAGGCTTGTACGAAAACGATGCGCTGTCAGTTTTTTGCTTATTCTTTACTCCCGGGAGATTGTAGAGGAGAGAA GTGTAAGTGTTCCCTACGATTATCTCTGGATGGCTCCCCCACTGGGATTACGTATGGGACACGAGCGAGCTCTGGTTATTCTCTGAGGCTGTGTAAAAGTGGGGACA TCTGTGCAACAAAAACTAACACACGCATTGTTGGAGGAACCAACTCTGACTGGGGAGAGTGGCCCTGGCAGGTCAGCCTGCAAGTGAAGCTGAGAGCCCAGAGCCACCTGTGTGGAGGGTCCATCATCGGACACCAGTGGGTCCTGACTGCAGCCCATTGCTTTGACGG GCTTCCCTTGTCGAATGTTTGGCGCATTTATGGCGGCATGTTAAATCTGTCCGAGATAACCAAAGAAACACCTTTCTCACAAATAAAAGAGATTATCATTCACCACAATTATAAAATCTCGGAAGGTAGTCATGATATTGCCTTAATAAAACTTGAGACTCCTTTGAATTACACTG ATTTCCAAAAACCAGTATGCCTACCTTCCAAAGATGATACAAATACAATTTACACCAACTGTTGGGTAACTGGATGGGGCTTCACAGAGGAAAAAG GTAAAATCCAAGATACCCTACAGAAGGCAAATATTCCTTTGGTATCAAATGCAGAATGCCAGAAaagttataaagaatataaaataaccaaacagatGATCTGTGCTGGCTataaagaaggaggaaaagatgCTTGTAAG GGTGATTCAGGTGGTCCCTTGGTTTGCAAACATAACGGAATTTGGCATTTGGTGGGCATCACCAGTTGGGGTGAAGGCTGTGCCCGCAGGGAACAACCAGGGGTCTACACCAAAGTTGCTGAGTACATGGACTGGATTTTAGAGAAAACACAGGACGGTGACGGTCAGTCTTTGATGAAGTAG
- the KLKB1 gene encoding plasma kallikrein isoform X1, translating into MISLRQAAYFVCLFATVSCGCLTQLYKNTFFRGGDVSAVYTPNARHCQMMCTFHPRCLLFSFLPASSTRDTDKRFGCFLKDSVTGDLPRVSRTSAISGHSLKQCGHQISACHRDIYKGIDMRGVNFNVSKVKSAEECQKMCTNSIHCQFFTYATQTFHSVDYRNSCLLKHSPSGTPMSIKVLANVESGFSLKPCAVSEIGCHRDIFQQLAFSDVDVASVLAPDAFVCRTICTYHPSCLFFTFYTSAQKTESQRNVCFLKTSQSGTPRPPTPQENAVSGYSLLTCKQTLPEPCHSKIYSEVDFEGEELNVTFVKGASGCQEACTKTMRCQFFAYSLLPGDCRGEKCKCSLRLSLDGSPTGITYGTRASSGYSLRLCKSGDSSVCATKTNTRIVGGTNSDWGEWPWQVSLQVKLRAQSHLCGGSIIGHQWVLTAAHCFDGLPLSNVWRIYGGMLNLSEITKETPFSQIKEIIIHHNYKISEGSHDIALIKLETPLNYTDFQKPVCLPSKDDTNTIYTNCWVTGWGFTEEKGKIQDTLQKANIPLVSNAECQKSYKEYKITKQMICAGYKEGGKDACKGDSGGPLVCKHNGIWHLVGITSWGEGCARREQPGVYTKVAEYMDWILEKTQDGDGQSLMK; encoded by the exons ATGATTTCGCTCAGGCAAGCCGCTTATTTCGTTTGCTTGTTTGCTACCGTTTCCTGCG GGTGTTTGACTCAACTGTATAAAAACACCTTCTTCCGAGGCGGGGATGTATCCGCCGTGTACACCCCGAACGCCCGGCACTGTCAGATGATGTGCACCTTCCATCCCAGGTGTTTGCTATTTAGTTTTCTTCCTGCGAGTTCCACTCGTGACACAGACAAAAG GTTTGGTTGCTTCTTGAAAGACAGTGTTACAGGAGACCTGCCAAGAGTGTCACGGACCAGTGCAATTTCTGGACATTCCTTAAAGCAGTGTGGTCATCAAATTAGTG CGTGCCACCGAGACATTTATAAAGGAATTGATATGAGAGGAGTCAATTTCAACGTATCTAAGGTTAAAAGTGCTGAGGAGTGCCAAAAAATGTGCACGAACAGCATTCACTGCCAGTTTTTCACATACGCCACGCAAACATTCCACAGTGTAGACTACCG GAACAGCTGCCTATTAAAGCACAGCCCGAGTGGAACACCTATGAGCATAAAGGTGCTGGCTAACGTGGAATCTGGATTCTCACTGAAGCCCTGTGCAGTCTCAGAAATCG GCTGCCACAGGGACATCTTCCAGCAGCTTGCATTCTCAGATGTGGATGTCGCCAGTGTTCTCGCTCCAGATGCCTTTGTTTGTCGGACCATCTGTACCTATCACCCCAGCTGCCTTTTCTTCACATTCTACACCAGCGCCCAGAAGACAGAGTCACAAAG aaatgtctgtttccttaagacttcccaaagtggGACCCCGAGACCCCCTACTCCTCAGGAAAACGCCGTATCTGGATACAGCCTTTTAACCTGCAAACAAACTTTGCCTG AGCCCTGCCATTCCAAAATTTACTCAGAAGTTGACTTTGAAGGAGAAGAACTGAATGTGACCTTTGTTAAAGGAGCGAGTGGCTGCCAAGAGGCTTGTACGAAAACGATGCGCTGTCAGTTTTTTGCTTATTCTTTACTCCCGGGAGATTGTAGAGGAGAGAA GTGTAAGTGTTCCCTACGATTATCTCTGGATGGCTCCCCCACTGGGATTACGTATGGGACACGAGCGAGCTCTGGTTATTCTCTGAGGCTGTGTAAAAGTGGGGACAGCTCTG TCTGTGCAACAAAAACTAACACACGCATTGTTGGAGGAACCAACTCTGACTGGGGAGAGTGGCCCTGGCAGGTCAGCCTGCAAGTGAAGCTGAGAGCCCAGAGCCACCTGTGTGGAGGGTCCATCATCGGACACCAGTGGGTCCTGACTGCAGCCCATTGCTTTGACGG GCTTCCCTTGTCGAATGTTTGGCGCATTTATGGCGGCATGTTAAATCTGTCCGAGATAACCAAAGAAACACCTTTCTCACAAATAAAAGAGATTATCATTCACCACAATTATAAAATCTCGGAAGGTAGTCATGATATTGCCTTAATAAAACTTGAGACTCCTTTGAATTACACTG ATTTCCAAAAACCAGTATGCCTACCTTCCAAAGATGATACAAATACAATTTACACCAACTGTTGGGTAACTGGATGGGGCTTCACAGAGGAAAAAG GTAAAATCCAAGATACCCTACAGAAGGCAAATATTCCTTTGGTATCAAATGCAGAATGCCAGAAaagttataaagaatataaaataaccaaacagatGATCTGTGCTGGCTataaagaaggaggaaaagatgCTTGTAAG GGTGATTCAGGTGGTCCCTTGGTTTGCAAACATAACGGAATTTGGCATTTGGTGGGCATCACCAGTTGGGGTGAAGGCTGTGCCCGCAGGGAACAACCAGGGGTCTACACCAAAGTTGCTGAGTACATGGACTGGATTTTAGAGAAAACACAGGACGGTGACGGTCAGTCTTTGATGAAGTAG